The proteins below come from a single Garra rufa chromosome 25, GarRuf1.0, whole genome shotgun sequence genomic window:
- the LOC141301486 gene encoding histone H4, with protein MSGRGKGGKGLGKGGAKRHRKVLRDNIQGITKPAIRRLARRGGVKRISGLIYEETRGVLKVFLENVIRDAVTYTEHAKRKTVTAMDVVYALKRQGRTLYGFGG; from the coding sequence ATGTCAGGAAGAGGCAAAGGCGGTAAAGGTCTCGGAAAAGGAGGCGCTAAGCGTCACCGTAAAGTTTTGCGTGATAATATCCAGGGAATCACCAAACCCGCCATTCGTCGTCTCGCTCGTCGTGGCGGTGTCAAGCGTATCTCCGGACTGATCTACGAGGAGACCCGCGGTGTGCTGAAGGTGTTTCTGGAGAACGTGATTCGCGATGCTGTAACCTACACCGAGCACGCCAAGAGAAAGACCGTCACCGCTATGGACGTCGTGTACGCTCTGAAACGACAGGGACGCACTCTGTACGGCTTCGGAGGTTAA
- the LOC141302120 gene encoding histone H2B-like, translated as MPEPAKSAPKKGSKKAVTKTAGKGGKKRKRSRKESYAIYIYKVMKQVHPDTGISSKAMGIMNSFVNDIFERIAGESSRLAHYNKRSTITSREIQTAVRLLLPGELAKHAVSEGTKAVTKYTSSK; from the coding sequence ATGCCTGAACCAGCGAAATCTGCACCTAAGAAAGGCTCCAAGAAGGCCGTCACTAAGACCGCCGGTAAAGGAGGAAAGAAGCGCAAGAGGTCCAGGAAGGAGAGCTATGCTATCTACATCTACAAAGTGATGAAGCAGGTTCATCCTGATACTGGTATCTCTTCTAAGGCGATGGGGATCATGAACTCTTTCGTCAACGACATCTTTGAGCGCATCGCCGGTGAATCATCTCGTCTGGCTCACTATAACAAGCGCTCCACCATCACATCTAGAGAGATCCAGACCGCTGTGCGTCTGCTGCTGCCCGGTGAACTGGCCAAACACGCCGTGTCTGAGGGCACAAAGGCCGTGACCAAGTACACCAGCTCCAAGTAA